The Deltaproteobacteria bacterium genome window below encodes:
- a CDS encoding DsrE/DsrF/DrsH-like family protein: MNAPIRKVSVIVSKGSLEGIYPGLIMANGARAEGIEANLFFTFFGLDAIHKQRHDHIKVASVGNPGLHLATWLGGLPGMSAVVTHMMQKQIAKLDIPTIPEFIEMIADTGAGMYACKASVDLFGMQKSDFIEQVHDIITVGEFYSLAAGGEIIFT; encoded by the coding sequence ATGAACGCGCCGATCCGCAAGGTCTCCGTCATCGTCTCCAAGGGCTCGCTCGAGGGCATCTACCCCGGCCTCATCATGGCCAACGGCGCCCGCGCCGAGGGCATCGAGGCCAACCTGTTCTTCACGTTCTTCGGGCTCGACGCGATCCACAAGCAGCGTCACGACCACATCAAGGTCGCGTCGGTCGGCAACCCCGGCCTGCACCTGGCGACCTGGCTCGGTGGTCTACCGGGCATGTCGGCGGTGGTGACCCACATGATGCAGAAGCAGATCGCGAAGCTCGACATCCCGACGATCCCCGAGTTCATCGAGATGATCGCCGACACCGGCGCGGGCATGTACGCCTGCAAGGCCTCGGTCGACCTCTTCGGCATGCAGAAGAGCGACTTCATCGAGCAGGTGCACGACATCATCACCGTCGGCGAGTTCTACTCGCTCGCCGCCGGCGGCGAGATCATCTTCACCTGA
- a CDS encoding TonB-dependent receptor, producing MDAPVADGPLALLHEVVTAVVGMLFDPSERIYWGFLLATVVLAWAVRREQRGAGVPTTPGRVLGRSSALDLQLLIFNALVRIVGAGAWVGSAFGLSLWLVAGLDARFGVPITPTWPPAVVAAVYTVVLFVAWDASRYLLHRWLHQVPWLWELHKVHHSADTLTPLTLYRVHPLEALLFGLRGVLVTGVISAGFFYVFRRDAIELELLGVNVFGAVFSLVGANLRHSHVWWSWGRLERWLMSPAQHQLHHADDQDAGINLGTWIALWDRLGGTLRYADVRPPAAFGLPDSEANHHPGRLGSALLQPMIAAARVLGARRRRSLAAAAVVGALVWAASSLARAEPPVAAPEAGPSAKAPPSVSATPRGAPPPQAVRAPREPGDEAPPPSASSTAPTLAPTAVIEPPAPTSAAATIVPDEPAPLATDGREADTSRTVIVGSMFDGDELPRVAGSAHVIGKRELERREYDDVHRILNGVPGVYVRGEDGFGLRPNIGLRGANPDRSAKVTLMEDGVLLAPAPYAAPAAYYFPFPTRMVGVEVFKGPASIKYGPNTIGGAINLRTREIPEGHASSVDLAAGRFGYVKGHGFYGTTYRGFGVLLEVAHLQSDGFKQLDGGGDTGFAKNDAMLKLSYEGKTGRDTVHRVQLKGGYATERSNESYLGLSREDLDRTPYRRYAASQRDQMTWWRSQAELSYHVGNDTLQLETTLYRHDFHRVWRRLDRFRDEPDFSTVLANPEAGQLAVLSAIIRGEEDATTPEQALMVTRNDRRFVSEGMQTALHWRPTFGPVTQDLEIGGRFHHDGIIRNHLEDAYMMTGGVMVPDGSPTIAALRNAGEAHAVALHVLDAITLWDRFTIAPGIRVETILMRYADHLTGARAHRQDVAVTPGIGALVRALEWLDVFAGVHRGFSPVAPGQPDAVKPEYSVNYEAGVRAIRRRVWAEAVGFFSDYSNLNGACTFSSGCADGDGSTQFNGGRVFVYGLESALRYRYQFQRGVRLDVGARYTYTGTQFRHGFASPFPQWGDVQAGDQLPYVPVHLAGGSLGVGAENWEVSLAPSYNGAMRDVAGQGKIPDDQRIDGFFVLDAAANLRLHQRLLLYGTVNNATNNAYAASYRPFGLRPGAPLTFMIGIKGDIFLDRQNPRGVFARRSGGRSRGRAQRASKQRRPG from the coding sequence GTGGACGCGCCCGTCGCCGACGGACCCCTCGCGCTCCTGCACGAGGTCGTGACGGCGGTGGTCGGCATGCTGTTCGACCCCAGCGAGCGCATCTACTGGGGCTTCTTGCTCGCGACGGTGGTGCTCGCGTGGGCCGTGCGTCGGGAACAGCGTGGTGCTGGCGTGCCGACCACGCCGGGGCGCGTGCTGGGACGCTCGTCGGCGCTCGATCTGCAGCTGCTGATCTTCAACGCGCTGGTGCGCATCGTCGGCGCCGGCGCGTGGGTGGGGTCGGCCTTCGGGCTCTCGCTCTGGCTGGTGGCCGGCCTCGACGCGCGCTTCGGCGTGCCGATCACGCCGACGTGGCCGCCGGCGGTGGTGGCCGCCGTCTACACCGTGGTGCTGTTCGTGGCGTGGGACGCCAGCCGCTATCTGTTGCATCGGTGGCTCCACCAGGTGCCGTGGCTGTGGGAGCTGCACAAGGTCCACCACAGCGCCGACACCCTCACGCCGCTGACGCTCTACCGCGTGCACCCGCTCGAGGCGCTGTTGTTCGGGCTGCGCGGCGTGCTCGTGACGGGGGTGATCTCGGCGGGGTTCTTCTACGTGTTCCGACGCGACGCGATCGAGCTCGAGCTGCTGGGCGTCAACGTGTTCGGCGCGGTGTTCAGCTTGGTCGGCGCCAACCTCCGCCACAGCCACGTGTGGTGGTCGTGGGGGCGACTCGAGCGGTGGCTGATGAGTCCGGCGCAGCACCAGCTGCACCACGCCGACGATCAGGATGCCGGCATCAATCTCGGCACCTGGATCGCGCTGTGGGACCGGCTGGGCGGCACGCTGCGCTACGCCGACGTCCGCCCGCCCGCGGCATTCGGTCTGCCGGACAGCGAGGCCAACCACCATCCTGGCCGCCTGGGCTCGGCGCTGCTGCAGCCGATGATCGCGGCTGCGCGGGTGCTCGGTGCGCGGCGTCGACGATCGCTCGCCGCCGCGGCGGTGGTCGGCGCGCTGGTGTGGGCCGCATCGAGCCTGGCCCGCGCGGAACCACCGGTGGCTGCGCCCGAGGCGGGCCCGTCGGCGAAGGCGCCTCCGAGCGTGTCCGCGACCCCGCGCGGTGCTCCACCGCCGCAGGCCGTCCGTGCGCCCCGCGAGCCCGGCGACGAGGCCCCGCCGCCGAGCGCGTCGTCGACGGCGCCGACGTTGGCACCGACGGCCGTGATCGAGCCGCCGGCGCCGACGTCGGCCGCCGCGACGATCGTCCCCGACGAGCCGGCACCGCTGGCCACCGATGGGCGCGAGGCCGACACCAGCCGCACCGTGATCGTCGGCTCGATGTTCGACGGCGACGAGCTGCCCCGCGTCGCCGGCTCGGCCCATGTGATCGGCAAGCGCGAGCTCGAGCGGCGCGAGTACGACGACGTGCACCGCATCCTGAACGGCGTGCCCGGGGTCTACGTGCGGGGCGAGGACGGCTTCGGCCTGCGACCCAACATCGGCCTGCGCGGGGCCAACCCCGATCGCTCGGCCAAGGTCACGCTGATGGAGGACGGCGTGCTGCTGGCCCCGGCGCCCTACGCCGCGCCGGCGGCCTACTACTTCCCGTTCCCGACCCGCATGGTCGGGGTCGAGGTGTTCAAGGGCCCGGCCTCGATCAAGTACGGGCCCAACACCATCGGTGGCGCGATCAACCTGCGCACGCGCGAGATTCCCGAGGGCCATGCCTCGAGCGTCGATCTCGCGGCCGGCCGCTTCGGCTACGTCAAGGGCCACGGCTTCTACGGCACGACGTACCGCGGCTTCGGCGTGCTGCTCGAGGTGGCTCACCTGCAGAGCGACGGCTTCAAGCAGCTCGACGGCGGCGGCGACACCGGCTTCGCAAAGAACGACGCGATGCTCAAGCTCTCCTACGAGGGCAAGACCGGTCGCGACACCGTGCACCGCGTGCAGCTCAAGGGCGGCTACGCGACCGAGCGCTCCAACGAGTCGTACCTGGGGCTCTCGCGCGAGGACCTCGATCGCACGCCCTACCGCCGCTACGCCGCTAGCCAGCGCGACCAGATGACCTGGTGGCGCTCGCAGGCCGAGCTGTCGTACCACGTCGGCAACGACACGCTGCAGCTCGAGACCACGCTGTACCGACACGACTTCCACCGCGTGTGGCGGCGCCTCGATCGCTTCCGCGACGAGCCGGACTTCTCCACCGTGCTGGCCAACCCCGAGGCCGGGCAGCTCGCGGTGTTGTCGGCGATCATCCGCGGCGAGGAGGACGCGACGACCCCCGAGCAGGCGCTGATGGTCACGCGCAACGATCGGCGCTTCGTGTCCGAGGGGATGCAGACGGCGCTGCACTGGCGGCCCACGTTCGGCCCGGTCACGCAGGACCTCGAGATCGGCGGGCGCTTCCACCACGACGGCATCATCCGCAACCACCTCGAGGATGCGTACATGATGACCGGCGGCGTGATGGTGCCCGACGGCAGCCCCACCATCGCGGCGCTGCGCAACGCCGGTGAAGCCCACGCGGTCGCGCTGCATGTGCTCGACGCGATCACGCTGTGGGACCGCTTCACCATCGCGCCGGGCATCCGGGTCGAGACCATCCTGATGCGCTACGCCGACCACCTGACGGGCGCGCGCGCCCATCGGCAGGACGTTGCGGTGACCCCGGGCATCGGCGCGCTGGTGCGGGCACTCGAGTGGCTCGATGTGTTCGCGGGGGTCCACCGCGGCTTCTCACCGGTGGCGCCCGGCCAGCCCGACGCGGTGAAGCCCGAGTACAGCGTCAACTACGAGGCCGGTGTGCGCGCGATCCGTCGGCGCGTGTGGGCCGAGGCGGTGGGCTTCTTCAGCGACTACAGCAATCTGAACGGCGCGTGCACCTTCTCGTCGGGCTGTGCCGACGGCGACGGCAGCACGCAGTTCAACGGTGGCCGCGTGTTCGTCTACGGCCTGGAGAGCGCGCTGCGCTACCGCTACCAGTTCCAACGCGGCGTACGGCTCGACGTCGGCGCGCGCTACACGTACACCGGCACGCAGTTCCGGCATGGTTTCGCCTCACCGTTTCCGCAGTGGGGCGACGTGCAGGCCGGCGATCAGCTGCCGTACGTGCCGGTGCACCTCGCCGGTGGCTCGCTCGGCGTGGGCGCGGAGAACTGGGAGGTCTCGCTGGCGCCGTCGTACAACGGGGCCATGCGCGACGTGGCGGGGCAGGGCAAGATCCCCGACGATCAGCGCATCGACGGCTTCTTCGTGCTCGACGCCGCCGCCAACCTGCGGCTCCACCAGCGGCTGCTGCTGTACGGCACGGTGAACAACGCCACGAACAACGCCTATGCGGCGTCGTATCGGCCCTTCGGGCTGCGGCCGGGCGCGCCGCTCACCTTCATGATCGGCATCAAGGGCGACATCTTCCTCGACCGGCAAAACCCCCGCGGCGTGTTTGCCCGCCGCAGCGGTGGCCGCAGCCGCGGCCGCGCTCAGCGGGCCTCGAAGCAGCGTCGCCCGGGCTGA
- a CDS encoding TusE/DsrC/DsvC family sulfur relay protein, producing the protein MPTKTFANTPVELNDEGFFVKPEQWTREMVPELARAEGIEGLGDRHWVVVEFMRKAFLEQGTGPSVRALSKSSGVAIKELYTLFPGGPAKVAARIAGIPKPRGCI; encoded by the coding sequence ATGCCCACCAAGACCTTTGCCAACACCCCGGTCGAGCTCAACGACGAGGGCTTCTTCGTGAAGCCCGAGCAGTGGACCCGTGAGATGGTGCCGGAGCTCGCGCGCGCCGAGGGCATCGAGGGCCTCGGCGACCGCCACTGGGTCGTCGTCGAATTCATGCGCAAGGCGTTCCTCGAGCAGGGCACCGGACCGTCGGTGCGCGCGCTGAGCAAGAGCTCGGGCGTCGCCATCAAGGAGCTCTACACGCTGTTCCCGGGCGGACCGGCCAAGGTCGCCGCACGGATCGCGGGCATCCCCAAGCCGCGCGGCTGCATCTGA
- a CDS encoding AAA family ATPase, with product MLTLAMQPDALVAALSRPAAYPHAATAVEVIHTHGSVVFLVGEHVYKFKRPVDLGFLDYSSFERRLAMCEAEVELNRRLAPAVYHGVVMLRDGPQGPWLGDTGAPLEPAVHMRRLPDDVTMAHRVATDTLTRGDIVRVAEVLRRFHATARRGPDVRAWAEPGPVERNAADNFAALRERPELCPPALLERLAVVDDERWHALRECVARRAPLACEGHGDLRLEHVYLMPPDGEPWVVDCVEFDLRLRAVDPVCDLAFLAMDLQCHGAWWAAEQLWQASLDDDDHDARALVPSYVAYRSLVRAKVRGLQLDGARDPQTRASLATLVRAHLLQAAAVLLPPAERPSLVLIAGLPGTGKSVLAHGLEQHAGYTWLRADAIRKELAGLDPTVSAHTDVRAGIYTPAWNDRTYDACLQRARAVLEQGGRAVVDASFKQEHRRLAFVDLARELGVPVRLLVCEADPEAVRHRLAARHDDASDADWSIYEHIRATWEPYGPRCAAIAFVVDTSAAPSESLAAALALL from the coding sequence ATGCTCACGCTCGCCATGCAGCCGGATGCATTGGTCGCCGCGCTCTCGCGGCCCGCCGCCTACCCCCATGCCGCCACCGCCGTCGAGGTCATCCACACCCACGGCTCGGTGGTGTTCCTGGTGGGTGAGCACGTCTACAAGTTCAAGCGCCCGGTCGATCTCGGCTTCCTCGACTACTCGAGCTTCGAGCGGCGGCTCGCGATGTGCGAGGCCGAGGTCGAGCTCAACCGCCGGCTCGCCCCCGCGGTCTATCACGGCGTCGTGATGCTCCGTGACGGGCCGCAGGGCCCCTGGCTCGGTGACACCGGCGCGCCGCTCGAGCCCGCGGTCCACATGCGACGCCTGCCGGATGACGTCACCATGGCCCACCGCGTCGCGACCGACACGCTCACCCGCGGGGACATCGTGCGGGTCGCCGAGGTCCTGCGCCGTTTCCACGCCACCGCGCGCCGCGGGCCCGACGTGCGTGCGTGGGCCGAGCCCGGGCCGGTGGAGCGCAACGCGGCCGACAACTTCGCGGCGCTGCGCGAGCGACCCGAGCTGTGCCCGCCGGCGCTGCTCGAGCGCCTCGCCGTCGTCGATGACGAGCGCTGGCACGCGCTGCGTGAATGCGTCGCCCGGCGCGCGCCACTGGCGTGCGAGGGCCACGGCGATCTGCGGCTCGAGCACGTCTACCTCATGCCGCCCGACGGCGAGCCGTGGGTGGTCGACTGCGTCGAGTTCGATCTGCGTCTGCGCGCGGTCGACCCCGTGTGCGATCTGGCGTTCCTCGCGATGGACCTGCAGTGCCACGGTGCCTGGTGGGCAGCCGAGCAGCTGTGGCAGGCGTCGCTCGACGATGACGACCACGACGCGCGGGCGCTGGTGCCGAGCTACGTCGCGTATCGCTCGCTCGTGCGCGCCAAGGTGCGCGGGCTGCAGCTCGACGGCGCCCGCGATCCGCAGACCCGAGCGTCGCTCGCCACCTTGGTGCGCGCCCACCTCCTCCAGGCCGCCGCCGTGCTGCTGCCGCCCGCCGAGCGTCCCTCGCTGGTGCTGATCGCGGGGCTACCGGGCACCGGCAAGTCGGTGCTCGCCCACGGCCTCGAGCAGCACGCGGGCTACACCTGGCTGCGCGCGGACGCGATCCGCAAGGAGCTCGCCGGCCTCGACCCGACCGTCTCGGCCCACACCGACGTGCGCGCCGGCATCTACACGCCGGCGTGGAACGACCGCACCTACGACGCGTGCCTGCAGCGCGCTCGCGCCGTGCTCGAGCAGGGCGGTCGTGCGGTGGTCGACGCCAGCTTCAAGCAGGAGCACCGACGGCTGGCCTTCGTCGACCTCGCGCGCGAGCTGGGCGTGCCGGTGCGACTGTTGGTCTGCGAGGCCGATCCCGAGGCCGTGCGGCACCGGCTCGCGGCCCGCCACGACGACGCATCCGATGCGGACTGGTCGATCTACGAGCACATCCGGGCCACCTGGGAGCCCTACGGTCCGCGCTGCGCGGCGATCGCCTTCGTGGTCGACACCTCGGCCGCGCCGTCGGAGTCGCTGGCCGCCGCGCTCGCGCTGCTCTAG
- a CDS encoding NAD(P)/FAD-dependent oxidoreductase: MAAPHRIVVLGAGTGGTLTANRLRRHYTTDEASITVVDQDDRHLYQPGLLFVPFGLARPDDLVRPRQRQLHAGIEYVGSTIERVLPDAREVLLGDGRTLPYDVLVIATGAQLQPDETEGLRGEAWNRSVFTFYDLEGACALQQALQRFEGGKLVVAVVDMPIKCPVAPLEFCFLADWYLRQHGLRDRVQLSFVTPLDAVFTKPVAAARLGGMMAERGIEVVTDFGTGSVDGAAHKLVAYDGRELEFDLAVVVPLHGGADFVGRSEGLGDELGFVPTDAHTLQTKVRPEIFAIGDAAGVPTSKAGSVTHFEGETLVENVRRFLAGEPLDASYDGHANCFIETGFGKALLIDFNYETEPLPGHFPGRIGLPLLQESRLAHLGKLMFQWMYWHVLLPGHEMPGIASTMPTKGKQLPPPKSA, translated from the coding sequence ATGGCCGCGCCCCATCGCATCGTCGTCCTCGGTGCCGGCACCGGCGGAACCCTCACCGCCAATCGCCTGCGTCGTCACTACACCACCGACGAGGCGTCCATCACGGTGGTCGACCAGGACGATCGCCACCTGTACCAGCCGGGCCTGCTGTTCGTCCCGTTCGGGCTCGCGCGCCCCGACGATCTCGTGCGTCCGCGCCAGCGTCAGCTGCACGCCGGCATCGAGTACGTCGGCTCGACGATCGAGCGCGTGCTGCCCGACGCGCGCGAGGTCCTGCTCGGCGACGGGCGCACGCTGCCCTACGACGTGCTCGTGATCGCAACGGGTGCGCAGCTGCAGCCCGACGAGACCGAGGGCCTGCGCGGCGAGGCCTGGAACCGCTCGGTCTTCACCTTCTACGACCTCGAGGGTGCGTGCGCGCTGCAACAGGCGCTGCAACGGTTCGAGGGCGGCAAGCTGGTGGTCGCCGTCGTCGACATGCCGATCAAGTGCCCGGTGGCACCGCTCGAGTTCTGCTTCCTCGCCGATTGGTACCTGCGACAGCACGGCCTGCGCGACCGCGTGCAGCTCAGCTTCGTGACGCCGCTCGACGCGGTCTTCACCAAGCCGGTGGCGGCAGCGCGCCTGGGCGGCATGATGGCCGAGCGCGGCATCGAGGTCGTCACCGACTTCGGCACCGGCTCGGTCGACGGCGCCGCGCACAAGCTGGTGGCCTACGACGGGCGCGAGCTCGAGTTCGACCTCGCGGTGGTGGTGCCACTGCACGGTGGCGCCGACTTCGTGGGCCGCTCCGAGGGGCTCGGCGACGAACTCGGCTTCGTCCCGACCGATGCCCACACGCTGCAGACCAAGGTTCGCCCGGAGATCTTCGCGATCGGTGACGCCGCGGGCGTGCCGACCTCGAAGGCCGGATCGGTCACGCACTTCGAGGGCGAGACACTGGTCGAGAACGTGCGGCGCTTCCTCGCCGGCGAGCCGCTCGACGCCTCGTACGACGGCCACGCCAACTGCTTCATCGAGACCGGCTTCGGCAAGGCCCTGCTCATCGACTTCAACTACGAGACCGAGCCGTTGCCAGGCCACTTCCCCGGACGCATCGGCCTGCCGCTGCTGCAGGAGTCGCGCCTCGCCCACCTCGGCAAGCTGATGTTCCAGTGGATGTACTGGCACGTGCTCCTGCCCGGCCACGAGATGCCTGGCATCGCGTCGACGATGCCGACCAAGGGCAAGCAGCTCCCGCCACCCAAGAGTGCCTGA
- a CDS encoding PepSY domain-containing protein: MKTTFKILILSLVLACDAGDDAGVSEAEASRAAEDAVGGDAGEIERSVEGDTEVWEVHVAMTNGATLEVKVGLDDGEIVVVEDKVGPFDYADFTPVQGVLAYQAILAKAQDEVTGDVIAWEFKRELEDGEVGFEYEFYIRDAEQQLWEIKFDATDGMATSIAAKEEID, from the coding sequence ATGAAAACGACTTTCAAAATCCTCATCCTCAGCCTGGTGCTCGCCTGCGACGCGGGCGATGATGCCGGCGTCAGCGAGGCCGAGGCCTCGCGCGCGGCGGAGGATGCCGTCGGCGGCGACGCCGGCGAGATCGAGCGCAGTGTGGAGGGCGACACCGAGGTCTGGGAGGTCCACGTGGCGATGACCAACGGCGCGACCCTCGAGGTCAAGGTCGGCCTCGACGACGGCGAGATCGTGGTCGTCGAAGACAAGGTCGGGCCGTTCGACTACGCCGACTTCACCCCCGTGCAGGGCGTGCTCGCGTACCAGGCCATCCTCGCCAAGGCGCAGGACGAGGTCACCGGCGACGTCATCGCGTGGGAGTTCAAGCGCGAGCTCGAGGACGGTGAGGTCGGCTTCGAGTACGAGTTCTACATCCGCGACGCCGAGCAGCAGCTGTGGGAGATCAAGTTCGACGCAACCGACGGGATGGCGACCAGCATCGCGGCGAAGGAAGAGATCGACTAG